A genomic window from Montipora capricornis isolate CH-2021 chromosome 8, ASM3666992v2, whole genome shotgun sequence includes:
- the LOC138013734 gene encoding uncharacterized protein: MHSDALSVAEERFVNSDFDQGTNFVGARNELAAALKELDTTSLKEYLSSADCDWIDFNLNVPQASHMGGIWEHQIRTARSVLSSLLLKHSTQLDDEALRTLMTEAECIVNCRPLTIENLTDPLTPELLTPNHPLTLKTQVVLPPPGKFESPDQYSRKKWQRVQYLANQLWLRWQKEYCALLQKRQKWTTPKRCMNEGDVVLVCDKESPRNQWPLAVVSKVFPSCDKLVRKVQIMTAKDGERKFFERPVHKLMLLLAKENNEN, from the coding sequence ATGCACTCAGACGCTTTATCAGTCGCAGAGGAAAGGTTCGTGAACTCAGATTTTGATCAAGGAACTAACTTTGTCGGCGCAAGGAATGAACTAGCTGCTGCGCTCAAAGAGCTAGACACTACATCCCTGAAGGAATACTTGTCTTCCGCAGACTGCGATTGGATCGACTTCAATCTCAACGTTCCTCAAGCTTCACACATGGGCGGTATTTGGGAACACCAAATACGCACAGCACGCTCAGTCTTATCATCACTGCTACTAAAGCATAGCACCCAGCTAGACGACGAAGCGCTACGTACGCTCATGACTGAAGCCGAGTGTATAGTGAACTGTCGTCCCTTAACAATAGAGAACCTGACAGATCCATTAACACCTGAACTGCTGACCCCAAACCACCCGCTGACACTTAAGACTCAAGTCGTGTTGCCTCCACCAGGAAAATTTGAGTCACCGGATCAGTATTCTCGTAAGAAATGGCAAAGAGTTCAGTACCTTGCTAATCAACTCTGGTTACGCTGGCAGAAAGAATACTGTGCCTTACTCCAAAAGCGTCAGAAGTGGACCACACCCAAGAGATGTATGAATGAGGGAGACGTGGTACTAGTCTGCGACAAAGAATCCCCAAGAAATCAATGGCCTTTAGCTGTGGTATCCAAAGTATTCCCCAGCTGTGACAAACTTGTCAGAAAAGTACAGATCATGACAGCCAAAGACGGAGAACGAAAGTTCTTTGAGCGACCAGTACATAAGCTTATGCTACTCTTAGCAAAAGAGAACAATGAGAACTGA
- the LOC138013735 gene encoding uncharacterized protein — protein sequence MNVHLFGAASSPGVANFCLHQTAETHRQQFGNITSDFLLRHFYVDDGLKSVAAAEQTLHLIKDTQAMCARDSLRLHKFASNSKEVLEALPVNDRAKDLKDLDLRHDAMPVQRSLGTYWCIESDTFGFRIELRDKPVTRRGILSTISSVYDPLGAVSPVILNGKQILQALCRQNVSWDDPIPEDLLPLWEKWRTELPLLEKVTFPRCLKPPDFGDSVRIEIHSFSDASDTGIGQISYLRMENERNEVHVSFLMAKFRVAPLKPISIPRLELTATVISVNVAAMLKSELDIDNIQCYYYTDSEIVIGYINNDVQHIRDRSSPGDWFHILGKENPADEASRGLAAKELLQSNR from the coding sequence ATGAATGTTCATCTCTTTGGTGCAGCGTCCTCCCCCGGAGTGGCAAACTTCTGCTTACATCAAACAGCAGAAACTCACAGACAGCAATTTGGAAACATCACGTCGGACTTCCTCCTCAGACATTTCTATGTAGACGATGGCCTAAAGTCCGTTGCTGCAGCAGAACAAACCTTACATTTAATCAAGGACACTCAAGCAATGTGCGCAAGAGACAGTTTACGCCTACACAAGTTCGCAAGTAATAGCAAAGAAGTCTTAGAAGCTCTACCCGTTAACGATCGCGCAAAAGACCTCAAAGATTTAGATCTTCGACACGACGCAATGCCTGTTCAAAGGTCCCTTGGTACCTACTGGTGCATCGAATCAGACACGTTTGGGTTTCGCATTGAACTTAGAGATAAACCCGTAACTCGGCGCGGGATTCTCTCTACAATCAGCTCAGTTTACGATCCTCTCGGAGCTGTATCACCTGTTATATTAAACGGCAAACAGATTCTGCAAGCCCTCTGTCGCCAAAATGTGAGTTGGGACGACCCAATACCAGAAGACCTTTTGCCGCTGTGGGAGAAATGGCGAACAGAACTTCCACTCTTGGAGAAAGTAACATTTCCCCGCTGTCTTAAGCCACCGGATTTTGGCGATTCAGTCCGCATAGAGATCCACAGCTTCTCAGACGCGAGCGACACTGGTATTGGTCAGATTTCCTATCTGCGTATGgaaaatgagagaaatgaagTTCACGTTAGCTTCCTTATGGCAAAATTTCGAGTTGCTCCACTCAAGCCAATATCGATACCTCGCCTAGAGTTGACAGCAACCGTTATCTCCGTCAATGTAGCCGCGATGCTCAAGAGTGAACTTGATATCGATAACATCCAGTGCTATTACTACACCGACTCTGAGATCGTAATTGGATACATCAATAACGACGTACAGCATATCAGAGATCGCAGCTCCCCAGGAGACTGGTTCCACATCCTAGGAAAAGAAAATCCAGCCGATGAAGCCTCCCGCGGTTTAGCAGCAAAAGAATTGCTACAAAGCAACCGCTAG
- the LOC138060247 gene encoding protein unc-13 homolog C-like, with protein MVKTRKGQGQDGAVAQGQDGAAEEAKGEDQEFVSMVTVRELLKVQESALKAIFESMISSFSSRLDDVVKTVSSLKASLEFSQKEIEDLKPLNLKLSEATRDIDQIKCDFGGMQLKTEYLENQSRRNNIRVSGIPEAVGETWEVSEAKVKAVIKEKLQIDVDIERAHRVERRKPSKRQNTNQPRTIVCRLRDWKQREAVVRKARKVKPEGLYVSEDLAPETLLKREAQIPKLKAAKESGKIAYFILDRLVIREKPA; from the coding sequence ATGGTGAAAACTCGTAAAGGTCAAGGTCAAGATGGCGCCGTTGCTCAAGGGCAAGATGGCGCCGCTGAAGAAGCCAAAGGCGAAGATCAAGAGTTTGTCTCGATGGTCACAGTAAGAGAGCTTTTAAAGGTGCAGGAGTCTGCTCTAAAGGCCATATTCGAGTCTATGATCAGCTCATTTTCGTCGAGGTTGGACGACGTGGTCAAAACTGTTTCCTCTTTGAAAGCCAGTTTGGAGTTTTCACAGAAAGAGATTGAAGATCTTAAACCTCTAAACTTAAAGTTGTCCGAGGCCACCAGGGACATTGACCAGATCAAGTGTGACTTTGGCGGAATGCAGCTGAAGACAGAATACCTTGAAAACCAGTCCAGGAGAAATAATATCAGGGTGAGTGGCATTCCTGAAGCGGTGGGCGAAACTTGGGAGGTTTCGGAAGCGAAGGTGAAGGCGGTTATCAAGGAGAAGTTGCAGATAGACGTGGATATCGAGAGGGCCCACAGGGTAGAGCGCCGAAAGCCAAGCAAGAGGCAGAACACCAACCAACCGAGAACGATTGTTTGCCGCTTGCGAGACTGGAAGCAGAGGGAAGCAGTGGTCAGGAAAGCTCGCAAAGTCAAGCCCGAAGGTCTCTATGTGAGCGAGGATCTGGCTCCCGAGACCCTACTCAAGCGGGAAGCCCAAATTCCAAAGTTAAAAGCAGCTAAGGAGTCAGGTAAAATAGCCTATTTCATACTTGATAGGCTTGTTATTCGTGAAAAACCAGCGTGA